One genomic segment of Clostridium saccharoperbutylacetonicum N1-4(HMT) includes these proteins:
- the fliJ gene encoding flagellar export protein FliJ, with protein sequence MAEKFKFGLEKLLEIRIAKEEESKRLFTESQREKKRIEEKLEELNENFHKYNGISPNEDVVYQKLKRYYLQGLQSGIETTEKDLEKKEQEINVRRRDLTVKQMERKTVQTLKEKKYSAYVKEQDRIEQINLDELALYAYVRNSGIGN encoded by the coding sequence TTGGCTGAGAAGTTTAAGTTTGGGTTAGAAAAACTTCTTGAAATAAGAATAGCTAAGGAAGAGGAAAGCAAAAGATTATTTACCGAAAGTCAAAGAGAAAAAAAGAGGATAGAAGAAAAGCTAGAAGAATTAAATGAGAATTTTCACAAATATAATGGAATATCTCCAAATGAAGATGTTGTATATCAAAAATTGAAAAGATATTATCTTCAAGGACTTCAAAGTGGAATAGAAACAACAGAGAAAGATTTGGAAAAAAAAGAACAGGAAATTAATGTTAGAAGAAGAGATCTTACTGTTAAGCAGATGGAAAGAAAAACTGTTCAAACTTTGAAGGAAAAAAAGTACTCTGCATATGTTAAGGAACAAGATAGAATAGAACAAATTAATCTTGATGAATTAGCTCTTTATGCATATGTTAGAAATAGTGGGATAGGGAATTAA
- the fliI gene encoding flagellar protein export ATPase FliI, whose translation MLELDLDFQKLTKKVNNISTIYCEGVVKKVIGLTIEVQGIKAFVGELCIIYNERNFPVNCEVVGFKEEFVILMPLDELIGISPGCRVVPQRKPLSIKCSDKLLGHIIDGLGKPLDCDSISMDGEEYPLENEAPDPLKRKRIKEIMPTGVRAIDGFLTCGDGQRIGIFAGSGVGKSTTLGMIAREAKADVNVISLIGERGREVLEFIEKDLGPEGMKKSVVVCATSDKPALIRIKGALTATAIAEYFRDKGKKVILMMDSVTRFAMAQREVGLAIGEPPATKGYTPSVFAKLPKLMERSGTSADGSITAFYTVLVDGDDFNEPIADAVRGILDGHIVLSRDLAHKNHYPAIDILNSVSRLMSQIAPDEHKKSASIARDLLATYKDSEDLINIGAYVKGSNRKIDMAINYNEMLNDFLCQGIEEKSSFEETQNGLVSMFK comes from the coding sequence ATGCTAGAGCTAGATTTGGATTTTCAAAAATTGACTAAAAAGGTCAATAATATATCCACAATATATTGTGAAGGTGTTGTAAAAAAGGTAATAGGACTTACAATTGAAGTGCAAGGAATAAAAGCTTTTGTTGGTGAACTTTGTATCATATATAATGAAAGAAATTTTCCGGTAAATTGTGAGGTTGTTGGTTTTAAAGAGGAATTTGTCATTCTTATGCCTCTAGATGAACTTATTGGAATTTCACCAGGCTGTAGAGTTGTACCACAGCGTAAACCACTGAGTATAAAGTGTTCAGATAAATTACTTGGACATATAATTGATGGTCTTGGTAAACCTCTTGATTGTGATAGTATATCAATGGATGGAGAAGAGTATCCTTTGGAAAATGAAGCTCCAGATCCATTGAAAAGAAAGAGAATAAAAGAAATAATGCCAACAGGAGTTAGAGCAATTGATGGATTTTTAACTTGTGGAGATGGACAGAGAATTGGTATTTTTGCAGGTAGTGGAGTTGGTAAGAGTACTACTTTAGGTATGATAGCAAGAGAAGCTAAGGCTGATGTTAATGTTATTTCACTTATTGGAGAAAGAGGCAGGGAGGTTTTAGAGTTTATTGAAAAGGATCTAGGACCAGAAGGTATGAAAAAATCAGTTGTAGTATGTGCTACATCAGACAAGCCGGCCTTAATAAGAATTAAAGGGGCATTAACAGCCACTGCAATAGCAGAGTACTTTAGAGATAAAGGTAAAAAAGTAATTCTTATGATGGACTCAGTTACAAGATTTGCTATGGCTCAAAGAGAAGTTGGACTTGCTATAGGGGAACCTCCAGCAACTAAAGGATATACTCCTTCTGTTTTTGCTAAGCTTCCTAAGCTTATGGAAAGATCGGGTACTTCAGCAGATGGGTCAATTACAGCGTTTTATACAGTTCTAGTTGATGGGGATGATTTTAATGAACCAATAGCAGATGCTGTTAGAGGTATACTTGATGGACATATAGTTTTATCTAGAGATTTAGCGCATAAGAATCACTATCCAGCTATAGATATACTAAATAGTGTCAGCAGACTTATGAGTCAAATAGCACCAGATGAACATAAAAAATCTGCATCGATAGCTAGAGATCTTTTAGCTACCTATAAAGATTCTGAAGATTTAATTAATATAGGTGCTTATGTAAAAGGAAGTAATAGAAAAATAGATATGGCCATTAATTATAATGAAATGTTAAATGATTTTCTATGTCAAGGTATTGAAGAAAAATCAAGTTTTGAAGAAACACAAAATGGTTTAGTATCGATGTTTAAATAA
- a CDS encoding FliH/SctL family protein: protein MQSSYSLIKKNFAKSGESKVISTEYAGKKHEFPTFELEEIEEEQVEKVPQVDPEELLKRYEDIGQRIIQDAKREKQAIALRAQMEADSAEKQAYEKGYSQGLENGYDDGYKKAYEENVEVAKAEAAEIVAKAEQLLKSANENYEQYLEHKKVEIVKLALEIAEGITQKTLSKDDAMNSLIEEAFKLSKGEENVILKVNSVHVEELKEQSVLWTKTYGIKNEIFVVADDFMNPGNAILEKPSGIVKIGVDTGMEQIRKALLS from the coding sequence ATGCAATCATCGTATAGTTTAATAAAGAAAAACTTTGCTAAATCAGGAGAAAGCAAGGTTATTTCAACAGAATATGCTGGTAAAAAACATGAATTTCCAACTTTTGAACTAGAAGAAATAGAAGAAGAGCAGGTTGAAAAAGTACCTCAAGTTGATCCAGAAGAACTTTTAAAGCGTTATGAAGATATTGGTCAAAGAATAATTCAAGATGCTAAAAGGGAAAAGCAGGCTATAGCACTAAGAGCACAAATGGAAGCCGATTCAGCAGAAAAGCAGGCTTATGAAAAAGGCTATTCCCAAGGACTTGAAAATGGATATGATGATGGATATAAAAAGGCTTATGAAGAAAATGTTGAAGTGGCAAAGGCTGAAGCTGCAGAAATTGTAGCTAAGGCTGAGCAACTTTTAAAATCGGCTAATGAAAATTATGAGCAGTATTTAGAACATAAAAAGGTCGAAATAGTTAAATTAGCACTGGAAATAGCAGAAGGAATTACCCAAAAGACTTTAAGTAAAGACGATGCTATGAACTCCCTTATAGAAGAAGCCTTTAAGCTTTCAAAAGGAGAGGAAAATGTTATTTTAAAGGTTAACTCAGTTCATGTTGAAGAACTGAAAGAACAATCGGTATTATGGACAAAGACCTATGGTATAAAAAATGAAATTTTTGTAGTTGCTGATGATTTTATGAATCCAGGAAATGCAATTTTGGAAAAGCCAAGTGGTATTGTAAAAATAGGTGTAGATACTGGCATGGAACAAATACGAAAGGCTTTATTAAGTTAA
- the fliG gene encoding flagellar motor switch protein FliG, with protein MPKEEMKLTGVHKAAILFITLGPEASSGILKKLPENEIQKITYEIANITSVTSEQREEILNEFLQINKARDYIVEGGMDYAKTLLSKALGSQRASEILEKVSEATAQYRPFSIARKADSHQLLNVIISEQPQTIALILCYLQPEKAAQVMAELPEDTQSEVAYRIATMSNTSPMVIKEIEAVLEGKLSSVVRTEMTSLGGVEALVGILNQVDRTTEKNITEGLEREDAELADKVKSSMFVFEDIISLDDVSIQRILREVESGDLALALKGCSDEVANSIYRNQSKRASAALKEDMEFLGPVRITDVEKAQQKIVAVIRRLDDANEIIISRGGEDAIIV; from the coding sequence ATGCCAAAGGAAGAAATGAAATTGACTGGAGTGCATAAAGCAGCAATATTATTTATAACACTTGGTCCAGAGGCTTCATCTGGTATACTGAAGAAATTGCCAGAAAATGAAATTCAAAAAATAACTTATGAAATTGCTAATATTACTTCTGTTACATCAGAACAAAGAGAAGAAATATTAAATGAGTTTTTACAAATAAATAAGGCAAGAGATTATATTGTTGAAGGCGGTATGGATTACGCTAAAACTTTATTATCAAAGGCGTTAGGATCTCAAAGAGCAAGTGAAATCTTAGAAAAAGTATCTGAGGCTACTGCTCAATACAGACCGTTCTCAATTGCGAGAAAAGCAGATTCGCATCAATTGCTAAATGTAATTATATCAGAACAACCACAAACAATAGCGTTGATTTTATGTTATCTTCAACCAGAAAAGGCGGCTCAAGTTATGGCTGAGCTGCCAGAAGATACTCAAAGTGAAGTTGCATATAGAATTGCTACTATGAGCAATACTTCACCAATGGTAATTAAGGAAATAGAAGCTGTTCTTGAAGGTAAGTTATCTTCAGTTGTAAGAACTGAAATGACTTCGTTAGGTGGAGTAGAAGCATTAGTTGGAATATTAAATCAAGTTGATAGAACAACAGAAAAGAATATAACTGAAGGCTTAGAAAGAGAAGATGCTGAACTTGCTGATAAAGTTAAGAGTTCAATGTTTGTATTTGAGGACATTATTTCTCTTGATGATGTTTCTATCCAAAGAATTCTTAGAGAAGTTGAATCTGGTGATCTTGCACTTGCACTTAAGGGATGTTCTGATGAGGTTGCTAATTCTATTTACAGAAATCAATCTAAGAGAGCTTCGGCTGCATTAAAGGAAGATATGGAATTCTTAGGGCCAGTTAGAATTACTGATGTTGAAAAGGCACAACAAAAGATTGTTGCTGTTATTAGAAGATTAGATGATGCAAATGAAATCATTATTTCAAGAGGTGGAGAAGATGCAATCATCGTATAG
- the fliF gene encoding flagellar basal-body MS-ring/collar protein FliF yields the protein MKKLLEKVKGLLEKFKSQNKKIKIAIIVSILAVIIAIVSGVVYSSSNKYDILFANLDPADAQTVITKLNDQKIETKIDSNTNTIWVPKDQKDKLRLELAPTLTSGSKGYELMDNASSFGMTDEEFKIKKLRMQEGELEKTIKSFPQVQDARVHITEAQDSVFAKDKKPGTASVTLMLKNGQTLSEDQVKAIVAIVSGASQNIPKENVNIVDGKMNLLTKDINSEQNGSISSEALSKQQAAVKAQEDKLQKAIINQLEPIIGKNKVKASVNVDLDFDSKQDTKTTVDPNKVIISQENNKEANTGSTGATSQSPVDNNMSNQITNNANNSTSSKENQKTNYEVGKSESKTISAQGAIKRVTASVIIDGNLDATQQQALENAVANVIGYDALRGDKVSVLGMAFDTTAQADAQKDIDAMNAQVASESRNRMMVIAGILGTIILAAAIAGIIVFMRKRRKKQEEEAQLLDTLIDDSIIPKEPETFEPIEFETKTKKSHLEEEIKKYAMEKPDQVVEIIKSWLTESER from the coding sequence ATGAAAAAACTTTTAGAGAAAGTTAAGGGGCTTTTGGAAAAGTTTAAATCCCAAAACAAGAAGATAAAAATAGCTATAATTGTATCTATTTTAGCAGTGATTATAGCTATAGTTAGTGGAGTTGTCTATTCATCATCTAATAAATATGATATTTTGTTTGCAAATCTTGATCCAGCTGATGCTCAAACTGTAATAACGAAGCTGAACGATCAAAAAATTGAAACGAAAATAGACAGTAATACTAATACTATTTGGGTTCCAAAAGATCAAAAAGATAAATTGAGATTAGAGTTGGCACCAACTCTTACATCTGGAAGCAAGGGTTATGAACTTATGGATAACGCAAGTTCCTTTGGTATGACAGATGAAGAGTTTAAAATTAAGAAACTTAGAATGCAAGAAGGGGAACTGGAAAAAACTATAAAAAGTTTTCCTCAAGTGCAGGACGCAAGGGTACATATTACAGAAGCTCAGGATTCTGTATTTGCAAAGGATAAAAAGCCTGGTACAGCATCAGTTACTTTGATGCTAAAGAATGGACAGACTTTAAGTGAAGATCAGGTTAAAGCAATTGTGGCAATTGTATCTGGAGCAAGTCAAAATATTCCTAAAGAAAATGTTAATATTGTTGATGGAAAAATGAACTTATTAACCAAGGATATTAATTCTGAGCAAAATGGTTCTATTAGTTCTGAAGCTCTTTCAAAGCAGCAGGCAGCAGTAAAAGCTCAGGAAGATAAGCTTCAAAAAGCAATTATTAATCAATTAGAGCCTATTATTGGTAAAAATAAAGTTAAAGCTAGTGTTAATGTTGATTTGGATTTTGATTCAAAGCAGGATACAAAAACTACTGTTGATCCTAATAAGGTTATTATTAGTCAAGAAAATAATAAAGAAGCAAACACTGGAAGTACAGGAGCTACAAGTCAAAGCCCTGTAGATAATAATATGTCTAATCAAATTACTAATAATGCAAATAATTCAACTTCAAGCAAAGAAAATCAAAAAACTAATTATGAAGTTGGTAAAAGTGAATCTAAGACTATAAGTGCACAAGGTGCAATAAAGAGAGTTACAGCATCAGTTATTATTGATGGGAATTTAGATGCAACACAGCAACAGGCACTTGAAAATGCAGTTGCAAATGTTATTGGATATGACGCACTTAGAGGAGATAAAGTATCAGTCCTTGGTATGGCATTTGATACAACAGCGCAGGCAGATGCTCAAAAAGATATAGATGCAATGAATGCTCAAGTAGCAAGTGAAAGTAGAAATAGAATGATGGTTATTGCTGGAATCTTAGGAACGATCATTTTAGCAGCAGCTATTGCAGGTATTATAGTCTTCATGAGAAAGAGAAGAAAGAAACAAGAAGAAGAAGCTCAATTATTAGATACATTAATTGATGATTCGATAATACCTAAAGAACCAGAAACATTTGAACCTATTGAATTTGAGACTAAGACTAAGAAGTCACATTTAGAAGAAGAAATTAAGAAATATGCAATGGAAAAACCAGATCAAGTTGTTGAAATTATCAAGTCTTGGTTGACTGAAAGTGAGAGGTGA
- the fliE gene encoding flagellar hook-basal body complex protein FliE translates to MRIEDNFAINQARFNSKFNEISGNENSETNEGVVGFGDVLKKCLEDTNNKLSTADSTATRFIKGEDVSVDDVMIKNQEASLSLQFLTQTRDKLLEGYNQLSRLQL, encoded by the coding sequence ATGAGAATAGAGGATAATTTTGCTATAAATCAAGCGAGATTTAATAGTAAATTTAATGAGATTAGTGGTAATGAAAATAGTGAAACTAATGAAGGTGTTGTTGGTTTCGGAGATGTTTTGAAAAAGTGTTTGGAAGATACAAATAACAAGCTTTCAACAGCTGATTCAACTGCAACAAGATTTATTAAGGGTGAAGATGTTAGCGTAGATGACGTTATGATTAAAAATCAAGAAGCTAGTCTAAGTTTACAGTTTTTAACTCAAACTAGAGACAAGTTATTGGAAGGTTATAATCAATTATCAAGGTTGCAATTGTAG
- the flgC gene encoding flagellar basal body rod protein FlgC, whose translation MNAFSSMQISATGLSAERLRMDTITSNMANANTTRSADGSGPYVRKVAVFQEALDANKEMAGVKAVKIEKDSSPLRKVYDPTHPDADKNGYVTMPNVNVLNEMADMMVASRSYEANVDTFNALKSMFSKALEIGK comes from the coding sequence ATGAACGCATTTAGTTCTATGCAAATAAGTGCAACTGGTCTTTCAGCGGAAAGATTGAGAATGGATACCATAACTTCTAATATGGCTAATGCCAATACAACAAGGAGTGCAGATGGAAGTGGACCATATGTTAGAAAAGTAGCCGTGTTTCAAGAGGCGCTAGATGCCAATAAAGAAATGGCTGGAGTTAAAGCAGTTAAAATTGAAAAGGATTCATCTCCATTGAGAAAAGTATATGATCCAACACATCCAGATGCAGATAAAAATGGGTATGTGACTATGCCAAATGTTAATGTTTTAAATGAAATGGCAGATATGATGGTGGCATCAAGATCTTATGAGGCTAATGTTGACACTTTTAATGCTTTGAAAAGCATGTTTTCAAAAGCTTTGGAAATTGGAAAGTAG
- the flgB gene encoding flagellar basal body rod protein FlgB, producing the protein MGTGFIGTDGTYDLLKLGINASNIRAKAIANNMANVNTKDYKRFNVVFEENLEKSDSSNFELKRTNSAHLASNNSNGDNVTIEQDKSTSMKNDGNNVDLDIEKVNQAANTLKYNALITEINHKFNDLRTVMK; encoded by the coding sequence ATGGGAACGGGGTTTATTGGAACTGATGGTACCTATGATTTATTAAAATTAGGTATTAATGCATCGAATATTAGGGCAAAAGCCATAGCTAATAATATGGCAAATGTTAACACAAAAGATTATAAGAGATTTAATGTGGTTTTTGAAGAAAATTTAGAAAAATCTGATTCATCAAATTTTGAACTAAAGAGAACAAATTCAGCTCATTTAGCTAGTAACAATTCAAATGGTGACAATGTTACAATTGAACAAGATAAGAGTACTAGTATGAAAAATGATGGGAATAATGTGGATTTAGATATTGAAAAAGTTAATCAAGCAGCTAATACGCTGAAGTATAATGCTTTGATTACTGAAATAAATCATAAATTTAATGACTTAAGAACTGTAATGAAATAA
- a CDS encoding flagellin encodes MRLSHNMFSEGIYKNYKRTLVQNSKAMNNIGSGLKLNSAKDNPGKIAEAGNIKISLLSRDAASQNIQDTNSMLQTFDGALQEMNNNVTRLKELSVKAATGTTRPEDRQIIQTEIDKIKEDLDYLAKNTKFNGIAMSNSGATLAQDPTLVASPSALTAKLPLDNQTPVNRQSTIGALPDQSIDVPFYNLTNTATGIANIDVTDTTKLQTNIDWTDYAGKLISSARSKYGAIQSRLNDTLDDISGMNQSLTSAQSSIEDADIAEESLQLSRTQVIYQASIALMAQSNKLPQNALNVLASVR; translated from the coding sequence TTGAGATTAAGTCATAATATGTTTTCAGAAGGGATATATAAAAATTATAAGAGAACCTTGGTGCAAAACTCAAAAGCAATGAATAATATTGGTTCTGGTTTGAAGCTTAATTCTGCTAAAGATAACCCTGGAAAAATAGCTGAGGCAGGAAATATAAAGATAAGTTTATTAAGTAGAGATGCGGCAAGTCAAAATATTCAAGACACAAATTCAATGCTTCAAACCTTTGATGGAGCATTGCAGGAAATGAATAATAATGTAACGAGACTTAAAGAATTATCAGTTAAAGCTGCGACAGGAACTACTAGACCAGAGGATAGACAAATAATTCAAACTGAAATTGATAAAATTAAAGAAGATTTAGATTACTTAGCTAAAAATACTAAGTTTAATGGAATTGCTATGTCGAACTCTGGGGCTACATTAGCACAAGATCCAACATTAGTAGCATCGCCATCCGCATTAACTGCTAAGTTGCCTCTTGATAATCAAACTCCGGTAAATAGGCAGTCAACAATTGGTGCACTTCCAGATCAGAGTATTGATGTTCCTTTTTATAATTTGACAAATACAGCAACAGGAATTGCCAATATTGATGTTACAGATACAACAAAATTACAAACTAACATTGATTGGACAGATTATGCTGGTAAATTGATTAGTTCCGCAAGAAGTAAATATGGAGCTATTCAATCAAGATTAAATGATACTTTAGATGATATTTCAGGTATGAATCAATCCCTTACAAGTGCACAAAGCAGTATTGAAGATGCAGATATTGCAGAAGAATCACTTCAACTATCAAGAACACAGGTGATTTATCAAGCGTCTATAGCGCTTATGGCTCAAAGTAATAAATTACCACAAAATGCTTTAAATGTATTAGCAAGTGTTAGATAG
- a CDS encoding SGNH/GDSL hydrolase family protein: MNIAIIGGSITEGAGASTYEKSYVYKLEQYLNDKYKDIKIKNLGCGGTASHFGLFRLKRDLGDFKPDVIFVEFAVNDRIYTSVDISKYFEGLIRECAKITQKIMIIDFPTGLADSSTSIHKKIAYYYNIPIIDIQDEVWKKIGSREIKWDDIAIDNLHPNDVGHNLYIEIIKENLELINISDVRVELNEDTISNYIFKNPKINSYDNKNIEYYGHWAEESFKLNNKFDNAAITESIGDGVIFRFKGKYLSMMNLLSRDSGILQCKLDNYTFNIDLYMDSDGYFTNTINLIDLEDAEHTLTMIVSDKRNSTSTGNKIIIGGFCVDEV; this comes from the coding sequence ATGAACATAGCAATAATAGGTGGTTCCATAACAGAAGGAGCAGGTGCTAGTACATATGAAAAATCTTATGTATATAAGCTAGAACAATATTTGAATGACAAATATAAAGATATAAAAATTAAAAATTTAGGGTGTGGAGGTACAGCGTCTCATTTTGGACTTTTTAGATTAAAAAGAGATTTAGGGGATTTTAAACCAGACGTGATTTTTGTTGAATTTGCAGTAAATGATAGGATATATACTTCAGTTGATATAAGTAAATATTTTGAAGGCTTAATTAGAGAATGTGCCAAAATAACACAAAAAATCATGATTATTGATTTTCCTACAGGTTTAGCAGATAGCAGCACAAGTATACATAAAAAAATAGCATATTATTATAATATTCCTATTATAGATATTCAAGATGAAGTGTGGAAAAAGATTGGTTCTAGAGAAATTAAATGGGATGATATAGCGATTGATAATTTACATCCAAATGATGTAGGACATAATTTGTATATTGAAATAATAAAAGAAAATTTGGAACTAATTAATATAAGTGACGTAAGAGTGGAATTGAATGAAGATACAATTTCGAATTATATTTTTAAAAATCCTAAAATAAATTCCTATGATAATAAGAATATAGAATATTATGGGCATTGGGCAGAAGAAAGTTTCAAATTAAATAATAAGTTTGATAATGCCGCAATAACTGAATCTATAGGTGATGGTGTTATATTTAGATTTAAAGGGAAATATTTAAGTATGATGAATCTATTATCTAGAGATTCAGGAATATTGCAATGTAAACTAGATAATTATACTTTTAATATTGATTTGTATATGGATTCAGATGGATATTTTACAAACACTATTAATTTAATTGATTTAGAAGATGCTGAGCATACCTTAACGATGATAGTAAGTGATAAAAGGAATAGTACTAGTACTGGAAATAAAATTATTATTGGTGGTTTTTGTGTTGATGAAGTTTAG
- a CDS encoding motility associated factor glycosyltransferase family protein: protein MMNIEKSKSGLVTAKFNNKYIHSKYDPIKESKQFIQQNMELIKDKANILLYGIGLGYHISEIINNMNNEATLYVFDLNDELVEYAEEFNPKIFQCNNVKIVNSKFEDFYNYFSEAVDLTGDLIVHRASLETIKEKNEKFYNLIFDYCEVKKSMKDESLNKLLDDNFKENMNHNYPAIDELINELKSNKTYIVTAAGPSLDLELCLVKEHREKFNIISVGSSLKSLMSNGIKPDAIVILDGKEVVRMQLAGYENEDIPLCFSSSASRWAVNSYNGPKFIFNTGKENEISIKTRGTVAVSAIDIAIKCNAKEIIFLGQDLAFIDGKSHTETFEKVYGFKDNVKNDHKNKEVRGVNGSMLPTTQGYMMFKNKIESLIFENEEIKFINCSMGAQIKGTIHMSFKDYISKKVGD, encoded by the coding sequence ATGATGAATATTGAAAAAAGCAAGAGTGGATTAGTTACTGCAAAATTTAATAATAAGTATATACATAGTAAATATGATCCTATTAAGGAAAGCAAACAGTTTATTCAACAAAATATGGAACTGATTAAGGACAAAGCTAATATTTTATTATATGGCATAGGTTTAGGCTATCATATTAGTGAAATCATAAATAATATGAATAATGAAGCAACTTTATATGTTTTTGATTTAAATGATGAATTGGTTGAATATGCAGAAGAATTTAATCCGAAAATTTTTCAATGTAATAACGTAAAAATAGTTAACAGTAAATTTGAAGATTTCTATAATTATTTTTCAGAAGCTGTAGATTTAACTGGAGATCTAATTGTTCATAGGGCTTCATTAGAAACTATTAAGGAGAAAAATGAGAAGTTTTATAATTTGATTTTTGATTATTGTGAAGTTAAAAAATCTATGAAGGATGAAAGTTTAAATAAACTGTTAGATGATAATTTTAAAGAAAATATGAATCATAATTATCCCGCAATTGATGAGCTTATAAATGAGTTAAAAAGTAATAAAACATATATAGTTACAGCAGCTGGGCCATCATTAGATTTAGAATTATGCCTGGTTAAGGAGCATAGAGAAAAATTTAATATAATAAGTGTTGGAAGTTCATTAAAGTCCTTAATGAGTAATGGTATAAAACCAGATGCTATAGTTATATTAGATGGAAAAGAAGTTGTGAGAATGCAACTGGCAGGATATGAAAATGAGGATATACCATTATGCTTTTCTTCAAGTGCTTCAAGATGGGCGGTTAATTCTTATAATGGTCCTAAATTTATATTCAATACGGGAAAAGAAAATGAAATAAGTATAAAAACTAGAGGAACAGTAGCTGTTTCGGCTATTGATATTGCAATAAAATGTAATGCAAAGGAAATTATATTTCTAGGACAAGATTTGGCTTTTATTGATGGGAAATCTCATACAGAAACCTTTGAAAAAGTATATGGTTTCAAAGATAATGTGAAAAATGATCATAAAAATAAAGAAGTTCGAGGAGTTAATGGAAGTATGTTACCTACAACTCAGGGATATATGATGTTTAAAAATAAAATAGAATCTCTAATTTTCGAAAATGAAGAGATAAAATTTATTAATTGCAGTATGGGGGCTCAAATTAAAGGGACAATTCATATGTCTTTTAAAGACTATATAAGCAAAAAAGTAGGAGACTAA
- the pseG gene encoding UDP-2,4-diacetamido-2,4,6-trideoxy-beta-L-altropyranose hydrolase, whose product MKIFIRADGGKDIGLGHVMRMLVLGEELKKTNDVIFICRNSISDKFEAGIKKIKEKSFKVIEISEEDYIREIIEMQTKHNADVLITDSYDIDEEYFIKLKKYFRFTGYVDDVNKCKMDVDFIVNQNINARDLNYEDNINSSTKLFLGTQYCMIRDEFREAYKSKVIKKEIQDILLTLGGMDNNNNTLKILEKIKDINKKLHVVIGSAFDKELIEKIQDITKRHNNIYIYENVNMAQLMLKCDVAISACGSTLYELAAMSVPTIGIVLAENQKFVAEKMKEMNLIFECFEIRAIEKINLLVLLNELIEDEMLRENVIEKQKALVNLYGVESLVEEINGIIRGKNYDEY is encoded by the coding sequence ATGAAAATTTTTATTAGGGCTGATGGAGGGAAAGATATTGGTCTCGGCCATGTTATGAGAATGCTTGTTTTAGGTGAAGAATTAAAAAAGACAAATGATGTTATATTTATATGCAGAAATTCAATTAGTGACAAGTTTGAAGCAGGTATAAAAAAGATAAAAGAAAAAAGCTTTAAGGTAATTGAAATTAGTGAAGAAGATTATATTAGAGAAATTATTGAAATGCAAACCAAACATAATGCGGATGTACTTATTACAGATAGTTATGATATCGATGAAGAATATTTTATTAAATTAAAAAAATATTTTAGATTTACTGGTTATGTTGATGATGTTAATAAGTGTAAGATGGATGTGGATTTTATAGTAAACCAAAATATAAATGCTCGTGATTTAAATTATGAAGACAATATAAATTCAAGTACAAAATTATTTTTAGGAACTCAATATTGTATGATAAGAGATGAATTTAGAGAAGCATATAAAAGCAAAGTAATAAAAAAAGAAATACAAGATATTCTTTTGACCTTAGGTGGTATGGATAATAACAATAACACTTTAAAGATATTAGAAAAAATCAAAGATATCAATAAAAAATTACATGTTGTCATAGGAAGTGCCTTTGATAAAGAACTTATAGAGAAAATACAAGATATAACTAAAAGACATAATAATATTTATATATATGAGAATGTAAATATGGCTCAATTAATGCTTAAATGTGATGTGGCAATAAGCGCATGTGGGTCAACATTATATGAATTGGCTGCTATGTCTGTTCCTACAATAGGAATAGTTCTTGCAGAAAATCAAAAATTTGTTGCTGAAAAAATGAAAGAAATGAACTTGATTTTTGAATGTTTTGAAATACGAGCTATAGAGAAGATTAATTTGCTTGTTCTTTTAAATGAACTTATAGAAGACGAAATGTTACGAGAGAATGTTATTGAAAAGCAAAAAGCATTAGTTAATTTATATGGTGTTGAGAGCTTGGTAGAAGAAATTAATGGAATTATAAGAGGAAAGAATTATGATGAATATTGA